The sequence ACCATACAACcctaaacttgaaaaacaCTAAAAAGTAAACTCATACCTCATTTGAAGCCTCCCTAACTTCAGTCTCACTCTTCATGAATAAATACTAGATatgttttcacaaatataaGTCGTGTAAACCTTGTTAGGGTTGTAGGAACATAATagtttgtgaaaaaaatataacgaGGATTGCAGGAATTTATGTAGGTGTGTAGTGagtaaatttaatttaatttaattttaaatattttgtattctTAACAGTAATTATGTAAAATGGTAAAATAGTTTATTCTGGCTTAAAATTAGCAAATAATTGGCTGCAAATAAAATCACCCGAAAAATTATAGTGATCTAAAATGACGATGTCACAGACAGTGTGCGTGCGAAGTCCCAAAGCGCCCCTTTTCCATCGGAATGCCCTAATAAGAGGGATTTGAGCCCTCTCTCGATTCCGTCTCCTCTCTGCTCTCTTCTGCTTTCAGTAGCTTCCGAATCTTAAACGCTTTGAAAGCTCAGAATTCCTTCTTGGCTCTTGAGCAGTCATGGGTTCCggtctctttctctcccgagatttatatatatatgtatatatttattcacAAAATTATTGAATGCCTCATTATCtatatgtgtatgtgtgtgtatgcAGATGCTGATATGGAGGATTACGGATTCGAGTACTCGGATGAGGAGCCTGAGGAACAGGATGTTGACATTGAGAACCAATATTACAACTCTAAAGGTATTTTTAGGTTTGATTTTCGCGATATATTTCAATGGGTTCTCATCCTTTCTTTTCTGATGAACATGGGTTCTCAGCTTTTGCTTTTAGGGTTcaatagtatttttattttggaacaGTTAGGGTtcaatcatatttattttctctttgcCACACtggatgagtttttttttgttttttttccgaCTTCCAAAAAAACTCAGGTTTGGTTGAGACAGATCCCGAAGGAGCTCTTTCAGGATTCGATGAAGTAGTTCGAATGGAGCCTGAGAAAGCCGAGTGGTGAGTAACACCAATAAACTTTTGCTGAAAAAAGTAAATGAGTTCTGGCAACACCTTAAAATTTAGATGTTCTCTTTGTTTAATTCCTATATTCTTTTTTAGAGGGaaggaaaaatagaatttaatgAGTCTGGAAAACGATTATGCTTGTAGATTTGGTCTTCGATGATGATAATAGAATCCCCTTGTTGTGAAATGAAGTTAGGATTTGTGAGAAGCCAGGATTAATCttgcttgtttgttttttttgcttttagtttttctttctatttaaTGGGGAAACAGGGAAGGGTTTATTCTTAACTTGAGAAACAATACATCTTCATTTAAATTGTGAAAGAAGTATGATGGGGGAATACATGGCAACTACCAAACTTCATTTAAAAGATGTATAGTTTATGGTGTATATGTGCATTAGAAGCTTTATGCTtatatttttcccttttcatgAGCCTTGAATGGAACTGCCAAACTTGtgcaaattttgttttccttctgAATTCATTTGTTGGAGGTATTccttaataattaaatttttcaCCAGGGGATTAAATTTTGTACCCTAAACACTTGTGTAGTTTGTTAACTCTCCTtcctcaatttattttatattttgttgaagttgtGCAAGTTTGTAGTGAATAATGGGGAAAGGGTGAGATTTTGAGAGGTTTCGTGGCTGGGGGAAGGGCCTATGCAGACACTGTTTCCCAGGTTACATGCACGTTCTAGAAAACACTATGAGTGTATTTCAGGGTGTGCGGATgctatttattttccttataaTTGGGATTTTGTCTTAAGCAGGAATCTTAGTGATTTGAAGGTGGAAGATGCTTCACTGTTAGGAAGTGTGGAATGGGCTCATTTGTTCCTTCAAAAACCAATGTTAGGAGTTGGAAGTTAGATGGGTCAGGGTGTTTTACGTGCAAATCTTATAGTAGTTTCTTTTGCAACAGAAGGGCTTCgtttcatttttcatattgtttggCATTAGCTATATGTTGGGTAATTGGGTTGGAGTGTAATAGGATAATTTTTTTGGCATTAGAAAGGCGTTGATGTGGAAGATCCTTGGGATCAAGTTAGATATGGTCAGCATTGTGGGAATTGGTTTGTGCAGATTTTAGGGGGATTCCTTGTATGTTTTTCTGTTAGATTTCATAGCTGTAGTGACGATATGTTTTCTTGTAGTTTGTTTTTAGttgttcagtttttattttatatattgtgCATTCTGTTTTCAGATTACAGTGTTTTGGGCTTATTGTTTCTTATCATAAGTTGTCTGTGGATGTCCTGTGAACGTTTCTATACATAGTTTTTGCTTTTAATAAagtttttttctaaaaagttAAATAAATATGTTACAGGGGATTTAAAGCTTTGAAGCAAACTGTGAAGCTTTATTATCGTCTGGGGAGGTATAAAGAAATGATGGATGCGTACAGGGTGATGTTGACATATATCAAATCAGCAGTAACACGAAATTACAGTGAAAAATGTATAAACAATATTATGGATTTTGTTTCTGGTTCGGCTAGTCAGAACTTTGGTCTCCTGCAAGAGTTCTATCAGACCACTTTAAAGGCCCTTGAAGAGGCAAAGAATGAGGTCAGAATATAACCATAGTTTTAGCataagttttttatttctaataTGAATGCAATCTGACCTCTTGTTATGCAGAGACTTTGGTTCAAGACAAATCTTAAGCTGTGCAAAATTTGGTTTGATATGGGTGAATATGGGCGAATGAATAAGGTAATCTGTCTATTTGGATGATACCTTTCAGCAAAATATTATGCTGATTGTGATCTTAAAAGGCTGAGCATAACCTATGTTGAACTATTAGATTCTGAAAGAACTCCATAAATCTTgtcaaaaagaagatggtaCAGATGACCAAAAGAAAGGAAGTCAACTTCTGGAGGTTTATGCAATTGAGATTCAGATGTACACGGagactaaaaataataaaaagctCAAGGTAATAATCTTCAATCTTTGTTGTAGACTAACTCTCATTCTCTCCACTCTGTCTTTGTGATATGCATTTTCTGCCAGACTCTGAGATGTAGGGTTTGGTTTAATTAAAGCACAAATATATAATGCTAAATAGATTATTAATACCAGTATTTCAGTGGGTCAACTCTGGTTTgcttaacttttttatttgttaaattgAGAGAATAAGAGTTTGAAGTGGGGAAAATTGGTGTGATCATTTTCTCTCTGAATCATTTCTCAAATTGAATAGAATTGTAAGTGTTATGAGCATGGTAACAGATAGACGTTGAACTTATTGTATGTATTGTAGCAAAAGACGgtcttttgtaaattttgttCATGTGGAATTTTTAAGAGTGGAGCTAGTGCCCCCCGCCCCCCGGCCATTTCTATGTCCTCGCTGACcctattttaatatatataaatttactCGTCTCACCCTATTATTCCCAAACTGCCCTTGCTCCTTCCTTCTCAGTCACCTTCACCCTCCCCTTCCGTTGCCCCCACACTTAACCCTACCCCTAAAATGCATGCATGTATATGCTTATGACCCTTTTTAAAGAGaagaaagcaaaaggaaaaaatggtCTTCCATGAATAAGTTAAATCGAAATTGAAGGAAACAAGTGTTGCCCAATTCTTCAATTGATCTTCTAAATCATACCAGATCAATGAAAAGCATATGAGTTGGAAAATTTCTAGGAAGATGAGATCCACATTAGTTCTGGGGTTcagttaaaaaaattcatgcatcTCAGATCCCTTTTGGTTGAGTTGCACTAACTTCTGCGTTTCACAATCTCaatatttttatcaatattCCCACAAGCGGTTATTTCTTGTCTATGCATTTCCACTGTACAAGCAGCTTCAACATTAGATTATGTCTATACAATAAGTTTTAGACTAGAGAAATATTCTTGGAGAAGTTGGTAAGAAATTCAGTGGAGTGGTCAGAAGATCATCCATATGTTTAATTGACTCATGTTGTAAATGGCTCAAGTGATGTTTCTGATGGTTGgttaaaggattttaaatgTAAAATACAGTTGAAATGAAAGTTTAATTGAAAAGTGGTTCGTGTAGATTTCAAATCAAGTTATTAGGAGGATTGGGTTTGTGAGCAGTCGAGTTATGTGAAAAACAAATGCTGGGATACTATTATGAAACAATGGGGTaataatttctaaatttcgGAAAAAAAGTATAACACCTTAGTTGTATTACAACATAAGTAAATGGTCATTTTTAAGTGCTTGTTTTGGTTTATTGTTTCAATCAAAGTGGATCTTCAGgcataaataaaatgaagaacaagaaTCATGAAATATGCATTGTTTTAAATCTATAACTAAataatgtgtatatatatttgttggtTGGCATACATGTTACATTAGTTGGAACAGTCAGGCCCATGGTTTGCTCCCATGCGGTCTGACGTTCAAAACCCCCAAAGGTACCTACCTACCTATTTGCTCGTATTTCCTATCTCCCAAAGATTGTAGGGTTCGGCGGGAGGCGCCAGTTTCAAAGCTGTGCCCACTTTGAGGATTGGTGGATTTCTGGgtatgaaaaagaaatataatagaTTTTGtctaattatatataagttTGTTAGGTTCCTCAGGTTGGAGTCAATCTGCCTGAGTTTCCTAAAGTTCATGTTGGGTTTGGTGGGTTGGGTTCCTACACTAAATGCCAGCAACCATAGAGCATCCATCAATATATAAAACAGAACTTTATATAGTCAAATGTATGCATGCACAATTTTGAAAGATTGTGTTATTTGCCCCATGTTAATTAgtcaatattattattaataggATAATAAAAGTTCCTCATGATTGTATAACAACATGTGCAAAATGCTTAAGTGGATAATGCCTTACCCTTGTTTCAATATCCCAAGGGGACGATTTGTAGCCCTTTGAAATATAGATGGAAGAACGCCTCAGCCGAATGAATTCCGAGGgaacaatataatttttgtagCTAGTGTGTCATATTTCGTAAAAGGCTAAACAAGGCCTCCTTACCATTGTCGTTGTAGTGATAATTCATCAAGGAATATACTTTTTGTCATTTTGTGTGTTTCTGTTTGCTGTTGTGATTTAGCAGCATCTGACTGTGGATTGAATGCAGCAATTATACCAAAAAGCGCTTGCAATCAAGTCAGCAATACCTCATCCTAGGATCATGGGAATAATTCGTGAGTGTGGGGGGAAGATGCATATGGCAGAGCGTCAGTGGGCAGATGCAGCCACAGATTTTTTTGAAGCCTTTAAGAACTACGATGAAGCTGGGAACCAGAGGCGTATACAATGCTTGAAGTATGCTCTCTGGTgccatgcatttttttttttttttttcatttggacTTGTTAATAGGcgctcctctctctctctctctctctctctctctctctctctctctctctcattgttGATAGTTTTCAAAAGTAGAGGTCAGTCTACAAATCATTATGTGCTATCACCTATGAGGGGTATGAAACTTAGATGGTAAGGTTTACTAATGATGGAGTCAACCTCACAGTTCACCATGGATGAGAGCTGAAGTCATACATGGATGAGAGCTGAAGTCAATACTACATGTAAAATGCACCATCtaacatatgaaattaatggAGGCAATTGCATCACCATTTGGATAATAAATACCTATAATTGGAATTT comes from Prunus dulcis chromosome 6, ALMONDv2, whole genome shotgun sequence and encodes:
- the LOC117631257 gene encoding COP9 signalosome complex subunit 2 is translated as MGSDADMEDYGFEYSDEEPEEQDVDIENQYYNSKGLVETDPEGALSGFDEVVRMEPEKAEWGFKALKQTVKLYYRLGRYKEMMDAYRVMLTYIKSAVTRNYSEKCINNIMDFVSGSASQNFGLLQEFYQTTLKALEEAKNERLWFKTNLKLCKIWFDMGEYGRMNKILKELHKSCQKEDGTDDQKKGSQLLEVYAIEIQMYTETKNNKKLKQLYQKALAIKSAIPHPRIMGIIRECGGKMHMAERQWADAATDFFEAFKNYDEAGNQRRIQCLKYLVLANMLMESEVNPFDGQEAKPYKNDPEILAMTNLIAAYQRNEILEFEKILKSNRRTIMDDPFIRNYIEDLLKNVRTQVLLKLIKPYTRIRIPFISKELNVPEKDVEQLLVSLILDNRIDGHIDQVNRLLERGDRSKGMKKYAAIDKWNTQLKSLYQTISNRVY